A single region of the Drosophila miranda strain MSH22 chromosome 2, D.miranda_PacBio2.1, whole genome shotgun sequence genome encodes:
- the LOC108155484 gene encoding uncharacterized protein LOC108155484, whose product MCQTTAGWATAAPYQAIPHHTTPAPSSFHLPKRTTTAAEVEEEPAAADDNVLPEHLASAGVGQQNELRLITQCKLKFMSSRLDYPHATFNVALSSGCERQDGYGQGKVLVLLGNWTARTQRNQGREKRRQERLAKWQNEMSGRGGVESGEGRGERCGVLGRATKKNLF is encoded by the exons ATGTGCCAAACGACAGCGGGTTGGGCCACCGCCGCCCCGTACCAAGCCataccacaccacaccacccCAGCTCCATCTTCGTTCCATCTCCCAAAAAG GACAACGACAGCGGCAGAAGTAGAGGAAGAGCCAGCGGCAGCAGACGACAACGTCCTGCCAGAGCACTTGGCCAGTGCTGGCGTTGGCCAACAAAATGAACTTCGGCTAATTACTCAATGCAAATTAAAATTCATGTCAAGCAGATTGGATTATCCTCACGCAACATTTAATGTCGCACTTAGCAGTGGCTGCGAAAGGCAGGATGGCTATGGCCAGGGAAAGGTGCTCGTGCTCCTTGGCAACTGGACAGCCAGGACTCAGCGGAATCAAGGGCGTGAAAAGCGAAGGCAGGAAAGGCTGGCAAAATGGCAAAACGAGATGAGCGGACGGGGCGGGGTCGAGAGCGGAGAGGGGAGAGGGGAGCGCTGTGGCGTGCTCGGGAGAGCAACAAAGAAAAATCTCTTTTGA
- the LOC108155485 gene encoding prisilkin-39, giving the protein MRSWLLLGLYALLIAATVGQPLEQNAPAETEGSERGERVSRQIGYPYSYGGYGGYGGYGAGMRYPYYPYGNLYGSSSLGLAGSGYYGRPYGYGNGYNIGYPLIGGFGATAGGIYGGGAPFAPFA; this is encoded by the coding sequence ATGCGTAGCTGGCTTTTATTGGGATTATATGCGCTGCTAATCGCCGCAACAGTTGGCCAGCCGCTGGAGCAGAATGCGCCTGCCGAGACGGAGGGATCAGAGCGAGGAGAGCGCGTGAGTCGCCAAATTGGCTATCCATATAGCTACGGAGGATATGGGGGCTACGGAGGATATGGAGCCGGTATGCGCTATCCTTATTATCCTTATGGCAATCTATACGGCTCCAGCAGCCTGGGGCTGGCGGGCAGCGGATATTATGGTCGTCCTTATGGTTATGGCAATGGCTATAATATTGGATATCCGCTCATTGGCGGCTTTGGTGCTACTGCCGGAGGCATCTACGGCGGTGGTGCACCATTCGCCCCATTCGCTTAA